Sequence from the Rhodanobacter sp. genome:
GCGCGGCGTTGCGCGCCGCCTGCGGCGCGGCCCACGCCAGCATCGGCAACAGCAGCAAGGCGAGTATCAGCCACCCTCGCGCAAAAGCACCGCGGCGACTCACGACTTGCCTCTCCAGCGCGACAGCAACTGGGCCAGATCCGGCACCGTCGGCAGGCTGGGCGGATCCTCCGCCACCGGCGCAGCGCCTTCGTAGACGTGCAGCGTGCGCATGCCGCCCTGACCCACGCCCACCAGCAGGCGCTTGCCGTCGGCTTCGATCAGCAACACGCGGTCGCGCGCGCCCACCGCCATCGCCTCGATGCAGCGGATGCGCCGCCCGCCGGGACGGCTGCGCGCCTGCAGGCGCCGGCTCAGCCAGCCCGCCGCGAAGATCAACGCCACCACCGCCACGAGGCTGAGCAGCACGCGCAGCAGTTCGCCGCCCACGTCGATGCCCGCCGCCGGCACGGCGGCGGGCGCCAGTGCCGCCAACCGGCGGCCGGTTCGCGATGCCCTCGCCCAGGACAGCTGGAGAGACCGGATCACGCCCTTACCTCAACTTGCGCACGCGTTCGGCCGGGCTGATCACGTCGGTCAGGCGGATGCCGAACTTTTCGTTGATGACCACCACCTCGCCGTGCGCGACCAGGGTGCCGTTGACGAACACGTCCAGCGGCTCGCCGGCCGCGCGGTCCAGCTCCACCACCGAGCCCTGGTTGAGCTGCAGCAGGTTGCGGATGCTGATGCGGGTGCGGCCGACCTCCATCGCCAGGGTTACCGGCACGTCCAGGATCATGTCGAGATTGACTTCGCCGTGGCCGGCCGCGTTGCCTCCGCGCAGCGAATCGAATTCGACGCGTTCGCCGGCGTCTGCGGCCATCGCTTCAGTGGACTGGTTCATGCGTTTTCTTCTCGGCTGGACTGGTCGCCGGCGGTGCGCAAATCGCGCCGGCCGACCTGGGTGTGGAAACGGATGGCATTGCGGCCATTGGCCTGGCCGTAGCGGCCGCGGAACAACGGGACGTCCTCCGCATACACGGTGGACAGTTCGGGCAACTGGATCGGAATGACGTCGCCGGGGCGCAGCCGCAGGAAGTCGCCCAGCGTGATCTCGATGTCGAGCAGCTCCGAGCTGAGCGGCACCTCGGCGTCGAGCACTTCCTCGCGCAGCATTTCCGCCCAGCGGTCGTCGCGGTCCACGCGGTCGCTCTGCACGCCGGCGTCGAGCAGGGTGCGGATCGGCTCCACCATCGCGTAAGGCATGGTGAGATGGATCTCGCCGCCGCCGCCGTCGAGTTCGATGTGGAAGCGCGACACCACCACCGTCTCGGTGGGGCTGACGATGTTGGCGAACTGCGGGTTGATCTCCGAGCTCTGGTATTCGAAGTTGAGCCCCAGCACCGGCGCCCACGCCTCGGCCATCGCGGTGAACAGCTCGGCCAGCAGGATCTGGATCACGCGGTTCTCGGTGGCGGTGAAATCGCGCCCTTCGATGCGCGCATGGAAACGGCCGTCGCCGCCGAAGAAGTTGTCGATCACGCTGAACACCAGGCGCGGCTCGAACACCACCAGCGCGGTGCCGCGCAGCGGCTTGATCCTCACCAGGTTCAGATTGGTGGGAACCACCAGGCCGTGCACGTACTCGGCGAACTTCACCATCTTCACGCCCAGCACCGAAACTTCGCAGGTCTTGCGCAGCACGCCGAACAGGCCGGTGCGGAAATAGCGCGCGAAGCGGTCGTTGACCATCTCCAGCGTGGGCAGGCGCCCACGCACGATGCGGTCTTGCTGGGTGAAGTCGTAGGACAGCACCGCGCCGGGAGGCAGCGGCTGGTCGCTGCCGGTCTCCACCGCGCCGTCGGTCACGCCGTCGAGCAGTGCGTCGATTTCGTCCTGGGAAAGCAGGTCGCTCATGCGCGCGGCGCCTCCGTCACTGCATCACGAAACTGGTGAAGTACAAGGCTTCGATGTCGGACTGCCCGTTGGTGTGCGCCTTGACGATCTTGCGCACGGTCGCCAGTGCCTTGTCCTGCAGGCTGCGGCGCCCGGCAGGCGTGACGATCACCGCGTAGTCCTGGTTGCTGAACAGCGACACCAGCGCGTCGCGGATCTCCGGGTCCGCGCCTTTCGCCGCGTCGATCGCCTTCTGGTCGTGCGACATCAGCGTCACCGACACCTGCAGGTAGCGCAGCGAATCGCCGTCCTTGAAATTCACCACGAAGGCCGGCTCCAGCGGCAGATAGAGATCCACCTTGGACACTTCGTGCTGGGCCTGGTCTTGCGGATGCGCCGCGCTCCGCGCCTTCCAGAAATAGCCGCCGCCGGCTATCGCCAGCACGGCCACCACGCCGATCGCGATCAACGGCTTGCGCGACTTGGCCGCGGGTGCAGCGGGTGCCGCCTTTTCCTCGTCTGACATGAAAACCTCGAGTTACCGTGTTGAATGAAACGATGGAAGCAATCCATATGCCAAAGAAAACCGGACTGCGGAACATCGGCTTCCGCATGGCGCGGCGGGGTTATCGCGGGCTGGTGCGACAGCGCGCGGCGATGCAGGCCTCTTGATGGCGGCGCTTTCTTGACGCGCGCCGGAAGCACGTCGCGCCGCCGTCGCACCATCCACCATGTAAGCGGAATCGGGATGAAGCTGGCGTCTGCGCTGCTCGCCGGCGCGGCCTGCGCCGCATGGCGAACGCCACGCGTCGTCGTGCGGTGACCGCACGCATGATGCGGCCCGCACGGAATCGCTGCGGCTTCAGGCGAATGCGTCGAGCAGGCCGACACGGCTGGCGACTGCCAGCGACGAGGCCGTGCCTTGCGCCTCGCCCACTTCGTCGGCGGCGCCGGTGGCATGACCGTCGCCGCGGGCGTGGCCGTTGCCCTGGTTTTGCTGCTGTCCCACCTCGGCATGGCCAAGCGCAAGGCCATGCTGCGACAGCATGTGTTCGAGCTGCGGCAGGCTTTGCTGCACGGCGGTCACGGCGGCGGGATGCTGCGCGCTGAACACCACGTCCACGCGGCCATGGCTCACGCTGAGTTTCACGTCGAGCGAGCCCAGATCCTCCGGATGCAGGCGTACCTTCGCCTGTTGCACGCCCTGCTGGCTGAGCCACACCACCTGCTGGCCAAGGTCGCCGGCAAAGGCGGTGCTGCCGGGCGGCGCCGACAGCTGCAGCTGCGGCACGGCCGAGGCCTGCCCCGGCGCCGTGGCCGAAAACGGCAGGGAAGCTGGCGACGCCGAGGTCGCCTGGGTCAAGGCATCGAGCGCGCGATCCTTCTCGGTATCGGCACCGGCTGCTGCAGGTGCGCCAGTGGCGGCGCCCAACGCATTGGCCAGACCGGCGATGGCCGTGTCGTTCGCCGTACCGGCACCGCTTGCCTGGCCGCCCTGCACTGCCGCCTGCAGCACGGCAGCGGCATGGCCGCGTCCCGATCCTGCGCCGTCCGCCGAGACCTTGCCGCCATCGGCTTCGCCCGGCGCACCCTTGGCCGTGCCGGTGACCTGGCCGAGCATGGCAAGCATCGCCCCCGCCAGCGAGGCGGCACCTTCGTCGAGGGATGCGTCTGTCTTCGAGTCTGTCGCCGGTTTGCCGGCTGCGCTGTCGCCGACGTCAGCCGCCGACCCATCCGCAGCCGAGGCGGCCGGTGCCGCCTGCGCCATGGCGAGGGCGGTACCGATCAATGTGGATTCGGCCTGCGCCGCGGCGGCCGGGGATGCACCCAGCGAAGATGCCTTGTTCGCAGCGGACGCGGCCATGGACGAAGCCTGCGTGGACATGTTCGACTCCTGCTCGGGCTTGCCTGCGGCACCGGCGGCAGAGCCATCGCTTTGCCCGCTCGCACCGGCCTGGCTGCCGGACGTGTTCTGTGCATCGCCCGATGACGGTGCGTCGCCGGACTGCGCGCTGCGCGCGGCCTGCAGCTGTTGGTCGAACGGACTGGGCGAGGCATCGCCACCCGGCGCGCTGGCGGGCGCGCTGAGCACACTGGGCGTGGCGGGCAAGGACGGAAGTACGGCGGGTGCGGGCATGGCGGAGCTCCTGTGCAGGCAACGGTCGTGCGCTTCAGCGCGGACGCCGGTGCTGCATGCGTTCGTCGATTTCGGCCTGTTCGTGCCGCTCCTCGGCGCGGCGTTCGTGTTCCTGGTGGTGCGCGACCACGGTACCCAGCGCGCTTTCGCGCGCATGCGCCTGTTGCCAGTGGTCGCGCACCTGGTCGAGCCGCCGATGCTGGCGGCTCACCTCGACCACCTGCTGGGCAATCGCCTGGTCGATGCGCGCGACGAACTGCTGC
This genomic interval carries:
- the fliL gene encoding flagellar basal body-associated protein FliL, with product MSDEEKAAPAAPAAKSRKPLIAIGVVAVLAIAGGGYFWKARSAAHPQDQAQHEVSKVDLYLPLEPAFVVNFKDGDSLRYLQVSVTLMSHDQKAIDAAKGADPEIRDALVSLFSNQDYAVIVTPAGRRSLQDKALATVRKIVKAHTNGQSDIEALYFTSFVMQ
- the fliM gene encoding flagellar motor switch protein FliM, with amino-acid sequence MSDLLSQDEIDALLDGVTDGAVETGSDQPLPPGAVLSYDFTQQDRIVRGRLPTLEMVNDRFARYFRTGLFGVLRKTCEVSVLGVKMVKFAEYVHGLVVPTNLNLVRIKPLRGTALVVFEPRLVFSVIDNFFGGDGRFHARIEGRDFTATENRVIQILLAELFTAMAEAWAPVLGLNFEYQSSEINPQFANIVSPTETVVVSRFHIELDGGGGEIHLTMPYAMVEPIRTLLDAGVQSDRVDRDDRWAEMLREEVLDAEVPLSSELLDIEITLGDFLRLRPGDVIPIQLPELSTVYAEDVPLFRGRYGQANGRNAIRFHTQVGRRDLRTAGDQSSREENA
- the fliN gene encoding flagellar motor switch protein FliN; this translates as MNQSTEAMAADAGERVEFDSLRGGNAAGHGEVNLDMILDVPVTLAMEVGRTRISIRNLLQLNQGSVVELDRAAGEPLDVFVNGTLVAHGEVVVINEKFGIRLTDVISPAERVRKLR